The Oncorhynchus masou masou isolate Uvic2021 chromosome 6, UVic_Omas_1.1, whole genome shotgun sequence genome has a window encoding:
- the LOC135542673 gene encoding single-stranded DNA-binding protein 3-like isoform X1 gives MYAKGKGAVVPSDNQAREKLALYVYEYLLHVGAQKSAQTFLSEIRWEKNITLGEPPGFLHSWWCVFWDLYCAAPDRRENCEHSSEAKAFHDYSAAAAPSPVMGNMPPNDGMPGGPMPPGFFQGPPGSQQSPHAQPPHGMGPHGQPFMSPRFPGGPRPSLRMPNQPPGGIPGSQPLLPNSMDPTRPQGHPNMGGPMRMNAPRGMGPMGPQNYGGMRPPPNSMGGPMPGMNMGPGGRGPWPGPNANSIQYSSSSPGHYVGPPGGGGPPGTPIMPSPGDSNNSSENIYTMMNPIGPGGNRPNFPMGPGPDGPMGAMGAMEPHHMNGSLGSGDMDGLPKNSPNNMGGMSNPPGTPRDDGEMGGNFLNPFQSESYSPNMTMSV, from the exons ATGTACGCCAAGGGGAAAGGTGCTGTTGTGCCCTCAGATAACCAAGCAAGAGAAAA GTTAGCGCTGTACGTATATGAGTACCTGCTGCATGTAGGAGCACAGAAGTCTGCACAGACCTTCTTGTCAGAG ATACGATGGGAAAAGAATATTACGTTAGGGGAGCCTCCTGGATTCCTGCACTCGTGGTGGTG TGTATTCTGGGATTTGTATTGCGCTgcgccggacagacgggagaactGCGAACACTCCAGTGAGGCCAAGGCCTTCCATGATTAC agtGCGGCAGCAGCCCCCAGTCCTGTGATGGGGAATATGCCTCCTAATGATGGTATGCCAGGAGGACCCATGCCGCCTGGATTCTTCCAG GGTCCGCCAGGCTCCCAGCAGTCTCCTCACGCACAGCCCCCCCACGGCATGGGACCACAtggacag cctttcATGTCGCCACGGTTTCCAGGTGGACCCCGCCCCTCACTCCGAATGCCAAATCAG CCTCCCGGAGGAATCCCTGGTTCTCAGCCTCTCCTGCCAAACAGCATGGACCCCACCAgaccacaag GACATCCTAATATGGGCGGGCCAATGAGAATGAACGCTCCACGAGGAATGGGGCCCATGGGTCCACAG AACTACGGGGGTATGAGACCCCCTCCTAACTCCATGGGTGGTCCTATGCCTGGGATGAACAT gggaCCTGGTGGTAGAGGGCCGTGGCCTGGTCCCAATGCTAACTCA ATACAATACTCCTCCTCATCTCCCGGCCACTATGTG GGTCCTCCAGGAGGAGGGGGGCCGCCCGGAACTCCCATCATGCCCAGCCCAGGTG ACTCCAACAACTCCAGTGAAAACATATACACTATGATGAACCCTATAGGACCAGGAGGAAACAGACCCAAC ttccctatgggcccaggGCCTGATGGACCGATGGGAGCTATGGGTGCCATGGAACCTCACCACATGAATGGCTCACTCG GCTCTGGGGACATGGACGGGTTGCCAAAG aACTCTCCTAACAACATGGGGGGTATGAGCAACCCTCCCGGGACGCCGCGGGACGATGGAGAGATGGGTGGAAACTTCCTCAACCCATTCCAAAGTGAAAGT TATTCACCCAACATGACGATGAGTGTGTAA
- the LOC135542673 gene encoding single-stranded DNA-binding protein 3-like isoform X2, producing MYAKGKGAVVPSDNQAREKLALYVYEYLLHVGAQKSAQTFLSEIRWEKNITLGEPPGFLHSWWCVFWDLYCAAPDRRENCEHSSEAKAFHDYSAAAAPSPVMGNMPPNDGMPGGPMPPGFFQGPPGSQQSPHAQPPHGMGPHGQPFMSPRFPGGPRPSLRMPNQPPGGIPGSQPLLPNSMDPTRPQGHPNMGGPMRMNAPRGMGPMGPQNYGGMRPPPNSMGGPMPGMNMGPGGRGPWPGPNANSIQYSSSSPGHYVGPPGGGGPPGTPIMPSPDSNNSSENIYTMMNPIGPGGNRPNFPMGPGPDGPMGAMGAMEPHHMNGSLGSGDMDGLPKNSPNNMGGMSNPPGTPRDDGEMGGNFLNPFQSESYSPNMTMSV from the exons ATGTACGCCAAGGGGAAAGGTGCTGTTGTGCCCTCAGATAACCAAGCAAGAGAAAA GTTAGCGCTGTACGTATATGAGTACCTGCTGCATGTAGGAGCACAGAAGTCTGCACAGACCTTCTTGTCAGAG ATACGATGGGAAAAGAATATTACGTTAGGGGAGCCTCCTGGATTCCTGCACTCGTGGTGGTG TGTATTCTGGGATTTGTATTGCGCTgcgccggacagacgggagaactGCGAACACTCCAGTGAGGCCAAGGCCTTCCATGATTAC agtGCGGCAGCAGCCCCCAGTCCTGTGATGGGGAATATGCCTCCTAATGATGGTATGCCAGGAGGACCCATGCCGCCTGGATTCTTCCAG GGTCCGCCAGGCTCCCAGCAGTCTCCTCACGCACAGCCCCCCCACGGCATGGGACCACAtggacag cctttcATGTCGCCACGGTTTCCAGGTGGACCCCGCCCCTCACTCCGAATGCCAAATCAG CCTCCCGGAGGAATCCCTGGTTCTCAGCCTCTCCTGCCAAACAGCATGGACCCCACCAgaccacaag GACATCCTAATATGGGCGGGCCAATGAGAATGAACGCTCCACGAGGAATGGGGCCCATGGGTCCACAG AACTACGGGGGTATGAGACCCCCTCCTAACTCCATGGGTGGTCCTATGCCTGGGATGAACAT gggaCCTGGTGGTAGAGGGCCGTGGCCTGGTCCCAATGCTAACTCA ATACAATACTCCTCCTCATCTCCCGGCCACTATGTG GGTCCTCCAGGAGGAGGGGGGCCGCCCGGAACTCCCATCATGCCCAGCCCAG ACTCCAACAACTCCAGTGAAAACATATACACTATGATGAACCCTATAGGACCAGGAGGAAACAGACCCAAC ttccctatgggcccaggGCCTGATGGACCGATGGGAGCTATGGGTGCCATGGAACCTCACCACATGAATGGCTCACTCG GCTCTGGGGACATGGACGGGTTGCCAAAG aACTCTCCTAACAACATGGGGGGTATGAGCAACCCTCCCGGGACGCCGCGGGACGATGGAGAGATGGGTGGAAACTTCCTCAACCCATTCCAAAGTGAAAGT TATTCACCCAACATGACGATGAGTGTGTAA
- the LOC135542666 gene encoding uncharacterized protein LOC135542666, whose translation MEDSTLTQRRAECQLKESEIQTDYMMELGARLGLVRQIQREQEKEMKRIWFETRKMPSLIEENVRDVTNRPLTEFMAPCIDSLPPLAFTNRRPIPTMLHPPSPLAIRTQDAQRFIVFSYFVPAECPVATEATADVSTRKREDLLTDTHLSSMLHRYLPHFYNDDSIPPQQTVEGTTEVSVAPVAISNIKEEDRFYPFSLPPLAQRFVGNSFIVPETSQPAVSATECRIAKEATADTASVKRENRWAARSLPSVLPPSLPPVFVIDYKLPEETVEDNTEGSVDTEASAVAPTVKREELTGDKSPVRAIPPILGCIHDKDHKEPEQKVKGPSEEVDLCPHTHQLDPDVNLTLATRNDEPRTWTLEEAKDYWIGIDIESEERSVKEEVRQREGLKREADCAHSKSSNGMASSERADTILGRVGFLVMNHMQKIPFLKMKEKEKNKKLHKKLKDDDKERKEKKNKEEENKKREKKEMNEREKEQKKVMKAEKKREKLEQKKREKERKEKEKAEKKRLEGLMKIHNDMMKDRIKKEKKCSEELKKREKAQAEFLEMERKIQEKEEKKREKRRKEERKRLEN comes from the exons ATGGAGGATTCAACGCTGACACAGAGGAGGGCTGAGTGTCAGTTGAAGGAAAGTGAGATCCAGACAGACTACATGATGGAGCTGGGAGCCAGGTTGGGTCTGGTGAGACAGATCCAGAGGGAAcaggagaaggagatgaagaggatTTGGTTTGAGACGAGGAAAATGCCAAGCCTGATTGAGGAG AATGTGAGAGATGTGACCAACCGTCCACTCACTGAGTTCATGGCTCCCTGTATTGACTCCCTCCCACCTCTGGCTTTCACCAATCGGAGGCCTATACCAACAATGTTGCATCCCCCCTCTCCATTGGCCATACGCACTCAGGATGCACAGCGGTTCATTGTATTTTCATACTTTGTCCCTGCTGAGTGCCCAGTTGCAACAGAGGCCACAGCAGATGTATCTACTCGTAAAAGAGAGGACTTATTGACAGATACACATCTTTCCTCAATGCTGCATCGATACCTGCCACACTTCTATAACGATGACTCCATTCCACCACAGCAGACAGTAGAGGGAACCACTGAGGTCTCAGTTGCTCCAGTGGCAATATCTAATATAAAGGAAGAAGACAGATTCTATCCTTTCTCCCTCCCACCACTGGCTCAGCGGTTCGTTGGCAATTCATTCATTGTCCCGGAAACCTCCCAGCCTGCTGTTTCAGCCACAGAGTGCCGAATTGCCAAAGAGGCCACTGCAGACACAGCCAGTGTCAAGAGAGAGAACCGGTGGGCAGCCAGAAGTCTTCCTTCAGTGCTGCCTCCAAGTCTGCCACCAGTCTTTGTCATTGACTACAAACTGCCAGAGGAGACAGTTGAGGACAACACAGAGGGCTCAGTTGACACCGAGGCAAGTGCAGTTGCACCCACTGTCAAGAGAGAGGAACTGACAGGTGATAAAAGCCCTGTCCGAGCAATTCCTCCTATCCTGGGATGCATCCATGACAAGGACCACAAGGAGCCAGAGCAGAAAGTGAAGGGCCCTAGTGAAGAGGTGGATCTCTGCCCTCACACTCACCAGCTGGACCCAGATGTTAACTTAACTCTGGCAACCCGCAATGATGAACCCAGGACCTGGACCCTGGAAGAGGCAAAG GATTATTGGATAGGCATTGATATTGAGAGTGAAGAGAGGAGCGTcaaggaggaggtgagacagagggagggattgaAGCGTGAGGCGGACTGTGCCCATTCCAAGAGCTCCAATGGGATGGCTTCATCAGAGAGAGCAGATACCATCCTTGGAAGAGTGGGCTTTCTGGTCATGAACCACATGCAGAAAATCCCATTTTTGAAGATGAAGGAAAAAGAGAAAAATAAGAAACTGCATAAGAAGTTGAAAGATGAtgataaagagagaaaggagaagaaaaacaaggaggaggagaacaaaaagagggagaagaaagagatgaatgagagagagaaagagcagaagaAAGTCATGAAGgctgagaaaaagagggagaagttagaacagaaaaagagagagaaggaaagaaaagaGAAGGAAAAGGCAGAGAAAAAGAGGTTAGAGGGGCTGATGAAGATACATAATGACATGATGAAAGACAGGATTAAGAAAGAGAAGAAGTGTTCTGAGGagctgaaaaagagagagaaagctcaAGCTGAGTTcttggagatggagagaaagattcaagaaaaggaggagaagaagagagaaaagaggaggaaagaggagaggaagagactagAGAATTAG